A section of the Telopea speciosissima isolate NSW1024214 ecotype Mountain lineage chromosome 3, Tspe_v1, whole genome shotgun sequence genome encodes:
- the LOC122655684 gene encoding protein PROTON GRADIENT REGULATION 5, chloroplastic-like — translation MATSISATGFKGGLSCSSFHGSWGTSFVGENYTALTNSVPRLVRVAKPVRSQPIMKNVNEGKGVFAPVVVLTRNLIGKKPFNQIRGKAIALHSQVITEFCKSIGADAKQRQGLIRLAKKNGERLGFLA, via the exons ATGGCTACATCAATTTCTGCAACTGGGTTCAAAGGAGGCctttcttgttcttcattccATGGAAGCTGGGGGACTTCTTTTGTTGGTGAAAATTACACTGCCCTTACAAACTCAGTCCCGAGATTGGTTCGTGTGGCTAAGCCAGTTAGGTCACAACCAATTATGAAGAACGTTAATGAAGGAAAAGGTGTATTTGCACCAGTTGTTGTTCTTACTCGCAATCTCATTGGCAAGAAACCATTCAATCAGATTAGAGGCAAAGCCATTGCTTTGCACTCACAG GTAATCACTGAATTCTGTAAATCGATAGGGGCAGATGCCAAACAAAGACAAGGATTGATTCGATTGgcaaagaagaatggagaaaGGCTTGGATTCCTTGCTTGA